Proteins encoded together in one Myxocyprinus asiaticus isolate MX2 ecotype Aquarium Trade chromosome 9, UBuf_Myxa_2, whole genome shotgun sequence window:
- the LOC127446570 gene encoding green-sensitive opsin-1-like → MNGTEGESFYIPVSNRTGLVRNPFEYTQYYLAEPWKFKALGFYMFLLIIFGLPINGLTLVVTAQHKKLRQPLNFILVNLAFAGTIMVIFGFTVSFYCSMVGYMALGPLACMMEGFFATLGGQVSLWSLVVLAIERYIVVCKPMGSFKFSSNHAIAGISFTWIMACSCAMPPLVGWSRYIPEGLQTSCGPDYYTLSPVYNNESYLMYLFTCHFCVPVTTIFFTYGSLVCTVKAAAAQQQDSASTQKAEKEVTRMVILMVLGFLVAWVPYASFAIWIYLNRGAAFSAQALAVPSFFSKSSALFNPIIYVLLNKQFRSCMLTTLFCGKNPLGDDESSTMSTSKTEVSSVSPA, encoded by the exons ATGAATGGCACAGAGGGTGAAAGCTTTTACATCCCTGTGTCCAACAGGACAGGGCTTGTCAGGAACCCTTTTGAATACACGCAGTACTATTTAGCAGAACCATGGAAATTCAAGGCGTTGggtttttacatgtttttactCATTATATTTGGTTTACCAATCAATGGGCTGACATTGGTGGTCACAGCTCAACACAAGAAACTACGACAGCCTCTCAACTTCATTTTGGTCAACTTAGCTTTTGCTGGCACAATTATGGTGATCTTTGGATTCACTGTTTCTTTCTACTGCTCGATGGTCGGCTATATGGCATTGGGGCCTCTTGCTTGCATGATGGAGGGATTCTTTGCAACACTTGGTg GTCAGGTTTCTCTATGGTCTCTGGTGGTGCTTGCTATTGAGAGGTACATTGTGGTCTGCAAGCCAATGGGAAGCTTCAAATTCTCTTCAAACCATGCAATAGCAGGCATTTCTTTCACATGGATCATGGCCTGCAGCTGTGCCATGCCCCCACTTGTAGGCTGGTCCAG gtACATTCCTGAAGGTCTCCAGACATCATGTGGACCAGATTACTACACTCTTAGCCCTGTGTACAATAATGAATCATATCTCATGTACTTGTTCACTTGCCATTTCTGTGTACCTGTTACTACAATCTTCTTCACATACGGAAGCCTTGTCTGCACAGTGAAGGCT GCTGCAGCTCAACAGCAGGATTCAGCATCCACCCAGAAGGCTGAAAAGGAAGTGACACGAATGGTCATCCTGATGGTTTTGGGCTTCTTGGTAGCTTGGGTTCCTTATGCTAGCTTTGCTATCTGGATCTATTTAAACAGAGGAGCTGCCTTCTCTGCACAAGCCCTGGCAGTTCCTTCCTTTTTCTCCAAGTCCTCAGCCTTGTTTAACCCCATCATCTATGTGCTGCTCAACAAACAG TTCCGTAGCTGCATGCTGACCACCCTCTTCTGTGGCAAGAACCCTCTTGGTGATGATGAGTCCTCAACTATGTCCACCAGTAAAACAGAAGTGTCCTCA